In the genome of Pempheris klunzingeri isolate RE-2024b chromosome 3, fPemKlu1.hap1, whole genome shotgun sequence, one region contains:
- the LOC139199309 gene encoding E3 SUMO-protein ligase CBX4-like encodes MELPAAGEHVFAVESIEKKRSRKGRVEYLVKWRGWSPKYNTWEPEENILDPRLLDAFQDRERQEQLMGYRKRGPKPKHLLVQVPSFARRSSILADLHEASLDEDSCEKTSSIQMLRPQGQQYQLNSKKHHQYQPLCREREAEQQANGKKFFYQLNSKKHHHYQPDLKVHEPLFTKPREVKAPELSNKGYNLPPVLQQKWVRDKDSGCLTKVKDITMELTKLPVDLNSHKEPERVKPKDEASPQSNGVSNSKLKIVKNKNKNGRIVIVMSKYMENGMQAAKIKNGDSETAEKAPQRPDNSVENHLEKMKLVKKLGLMNGFAKNPKDKSTVPGSGFNGDCPTEKEQSPKMEPTVTEQDKHVEVRGRGQLPADQPLQLTTKPNLLSLPLDGAVPSPLDKSGGQGGSQGLKRHFSDTGGEERGCSKRFLSSRSISAPNTGSSDAQSISTHQNGHQSHTGLQDCGYADQEEPMDLSIVKSRPKAAPEAETHTQAETLTAAETHRQADTHTPMDSQTETQTETQKTTEEEEATSLSLSDHEKRKEEMFPSFQPFLGNIVITDITTNCLTVTFKEYVTV; translated from the exons ATGGAGCTACCCGCCGCGGGAGAGCACGTCTTTGCGGTGGAGAGCATCGAGAAGAAGCGCAGCAGAAAG GGGAGGGTTGAGTATCTGGTCAAGTGGCGAGGATGGTCCCCAAA GTACAACACGTGGGAACCAGAGGAAAACATCCTGGACCCAAGACTGCTTGATGCTTTTCAAGACAG GGAGCGTCAAGAGCAGCTGATGGGATATCGAAAGAGAGGACCCAAGCCCAAGCACCTTCTAGTTCAG GTTCCTTCCTTTGCACGAAGATCCAGTATTCTTGCTGACCTTCACGAGGCGTCCCTGGACGAGGACAGCTGTGAGAAGACCAGCTCTATTCAGATGCTGCGTCCCCAGGGCCAGCAGTACCAGCTGAACAGCAAGAAGCACCACCAGTACCAGCCGCTGTGCAGGGAGCGCGAGGCTGAGCAACAGGCCAACGGCAAGAAGTTCTTCTATCAGCTCAACAGCAAGAAGCACCACCATTACCAGCCGGACCTCAAAGTGCATGAGCCCCTATTCACTAAACCCCGTGAGGTAAAAGCTCCAGAGCTTTCTAACAAAGGGTACAACCTTCCCCCAGTGCTGCAGCAAAAGTGGGTCCGGGACAAGGACTCTGGCTGTCTGACCAAAGTCAAGGATATCACCATGGAGCTGACGAAGCTTCCCGTAGACCTCAACAGCCACAAAGAGCCGGAGAGGGTAAAGCCTAAAGACGAGGCTTCACCACAGTCTAATGGTGTTAGCAACAGCAAGCTAAAGATCgtgaagaacaaaaacaagaacgGGCGGATTGTTATTGTCATGAGCAAGTACATGGAAAACGGAATGCAAGCGGCTAAGATTAAAAACGGTGATTCTGAAACTGCTGAAAAGGCGCCACAAAGACCTGACAACAGCGTGGAGAACCACCTCGAGAAGATGAAACTTGTCAAGAAGCTCGGCCTCATGAACGGATTTGCGAAAAACCCCAAAGACAAATCAACTGTTCCCGGTTCTGGATTTAACGGAGATTGCCCCACAGAAAAGGAACAGTCCCCCAAAATGGAGCCAACTGTGACGGAACAGGATAAACATGTTGAGGTCAGGGGTCGGGGGCAGCTTCCAGCGGATCAGCCTTTACAATTGACAACCAAGCCTAATCTGCTCTCCCTGCCTTTGGATGGGGCAGTTCCCTCCCCACTGGACAAAAGCGGAGGCCAAGGTGGATCTCAAGGACTAAAGCGACACTTCTCTGACACAGGCGGCGAGGAGCGTGGGTGTAGTAAGAGGTTTTTGAGCTCAAGGAGTATCAGTGCTCCGAACACAGGATCTTCGGACGCCCAAAGCATCAGCACGCACCAAAATGGACACCAGAGTCACACTGGACTCCAAGACTGTGGGTATGCTGACCAAGAGGAGCCCATGGACTTGAGCATTGTCAAGTCCAGGCCTAAAGCCGCCCCGgaggctgaaacacacacacaggctgaaactctcacagcagctgaaacacacagacaagctgacacacacacaccaatggactcacagacagagactcagactgaaacacagaaaactactgaggaggaggaagccaCTTCATTGTCTCTTTCTGACCacgaaaagagaaaagaggagatgtTTCCGTCTTTCCAGCCTTTCCTTGGGAATATAGTGATTACAGACATTACTACAAACTGCCTCACAGTCACATTTAAGGAATACGTAACAGTGTAA
- the cbx8b gene encoding chromobox protein homolog 8b, with protein MELSAVGERVFAAESIIKRRIRKGRIEYLVKWKGWSPKYSTWEPEENILDSRLFAAFEQRERERELYGPKKRGPKPKTFLLKAQAKVKAKSYEFRGEAVRGMHITYPTPEPVVTPRAREGLRAVVPTIFPPGTVNRGESVRVRPPELSTREHPPSLQQTCPDRLIHVPKKRGPKPKPRFKDSSCSPAVSEPHKRRAEEQMSHIPHKLAKLQGGEEMRLVKVAHRHPENHGHSHKHHHHHHHHYHHHPHHAHNRGLSAGSSYKQFYSSDRSPHPHRTDMDSHRTKDGSSYLAPAHFKHQSKLSQSLSRPAELPQMEKPYFLDRPSPTRLDADLDEVTWRPSLGNVEKVLVTDVTTNFLTVTIKESSTSKGFFKDKR; from the exons ATGGAGCTGTCTGCCGTCGGGGAGAGGGTGTTCGCCGCCGAGTCTATCATCAAGCGGAGGATTAGGAAG GGTCGGATTGAATACCTTGTGAAATGGAAGGGCTGGTCTCCCAA ATACAGCACCTGGGAGCCGGAGGAGAACATCCTGGACTCCCGCCTGTTTGCCGCTTTCGAGCAGAG GGAGCGAGAAAGGGAGCTGTACGGGCCCAAAAAGAGAGGACCGAAGCCCAAGACGTTTCTGCTCAAG GCTCAGGCTAAAGTTAAAGCGAAGTCCTATGAGTTCAGGGGAGAGGCAGTCCGTGGGATGCACATAACCTACCCAACCCCAGAACCGGTTGTCACCCCCAGGGCCAGAGAGGGCCTAAGGGCCGTTGTTCCCACCATCTTCCCACCAGGTACCGTCAACCGCGGAGAGAGCGTACGTGTCCGGCCACCAGAGCTCAGCACCCGTGAGCACCCGCCTTCCCTTCAGCAGACCTGTCCGGACAGACTCATCCATGTACCCAAAAAAAGAGGGCCGAAGCCTAAGCCCCGCTTCaaggacagcagctgcagccctgCGGTCTCCGAGCCGCacaagaggagagcagaggagcagatgaGCCACATCCCCCACAAACTGGCTAAGCTCCAGGGGGGTGAGGAGATGAGGCTTGTCAAAGTGGCCCACAGACATCCAGAGAACCACGGTCACAGTCATAaacaccaccatcaccaccaccaccactaccaccaccatcctCACCACGCGCACAACCGGGGACTGTCCGCTGGAAGTTCCTACAAGCAGTTCTACAGCTCAGACCGCAGCCCGCATCCGCACAGAACGGACATGGACTCACACAGGACTAAGGACGGCTCCAGCTACCTGGCCCCAGCACACTTCAAGCACCAGTCCAAACTGAGCCAGAGCCTGAGCCGCCCCGCGGAGCTTCCACAGATGGAAAAGCCTTACTTCTTGGACAGGCCGTCGCCGACCAGGCTTGACGCTGACCTGGATGAAGTGACATGGAGGCCGTCTCTCGGCAACGTGGAAAAGGTCCTGGTGACGGATGTGACCACCAACTTCCTGACCGTCACCATCAAGGAAAGCAGCACTTCGAAAGGTTTCTTCAAAGACAAAAGATGA
- the c3h17orf67 gene encoding uncharacterized protein C17orf67 homolog — MKKLVVFLLCLVLLTIHTDANPIIKESFAKQLLRSKRQERPAKAGHPDEPMREHLLHMQALDQRAQETNMENWLNPHCYPRCDRNYGYPV; from the exons atgaagaagctgGTGGTGTTTTTGCTCTGCCTGGTCCTGCTGACCATCCACACAG ATGCCAACCCTATCATCAAGGAGAGCTTCGCTAAGCAGCTGCTCCGCAGCAAGAGGCAGGAGCGGCCAGCGAAGGCCGGCCACCCTGATGAGCCAATGAGG GAGCACCTGCTCCACATGCAGGCTCTGGATCAGAGGGCCCAGGAGACCAACATGGAGAACTGGCTGAACCCCCACTGCTATCCCCGCTGTGACAGGAACTATGGATACCCCGTCtga